One Arcobacter sp. FWKO B genomic window, TGTGAGGTATTTGAAGATTGTGGTGCACCATCTTCAAAAACACAACAAGTTACAAAAACTGTAGCACCAAAGATGATAAAGATAACTACAGATAATTGCTCTACAAAAGAGTGTCCTAAATAAACATTTATAAAAATCAAGATATAATATCCTCAAACTTGTATTGGGGATATTATATGAAATTATATTTGTTTTTGCCATTAATGGCAATACTTACATTTGGTGGATGTCTGAGTCAATTTGACTTTAATTTTAAAAGTAAAAATTTAGCTGATAATTCACAACAACTGTCTAAAGAATCACCAATAAAATCTCATACAAATATTAAAGATTTATCAGAAAACTTAGCAACTCAACTTTTTAATACACATCTCAATATAGACACAGAAACTATACTTGTTACATCATTTGTGGATATCAACCAATTAAATACTACTAATAATTTTGGTAGACTAGTGGCTGAAAATATGATAAATGATCTTCATACAAAAGGCTTTAGAGTAAAAGAATATAGAGGACAAAGTGCTATTAGTATCAATTCAGATGGTGAATTTCACATAACAAGAGATATAGAAAAATTATCAAAAGAGATTCAAGCTTCTTATATTTTGGTTGGTACTTATGCAACAATGGATAACAATAAGATATCTGTAAATGCTAGAATTATTGATTTTTCAAATGGTGATATATATGCTACAGCTACATCTATATATTCACCTATTATAAAGAATAATACAGTAAAAGCAACTCAACCAAAAACATTTGTTGATATTGTGAGGGACTAATGAAAACGCTATTTACTACAGTTATTTTCTTTAGTTTATTTTTGAGTGGATGTGGTGTTATAACTAATAATTCTATTGCATTAAAATCAAATACAACAAATTTTGCAAATCTATCATCAAGACTTGTTCATGGAATATGTACAAAAAAAGATATGGGACATGATGAAGATAAAGATTTTTATATAGTTGATTTTGTAAATATTGATAATTTAGAGAATAATTCAAAACTAGGTTTTATACTATCAAGTCAGATTAAAAGCGATATGCTGAGTACATGTTCAAATGTTAGAATAAAAGAGTTAGAACTAGGTAAAAATATAAGACTTGGAAGAAGTGGTTCAAAAATACTTACAAGAGAGCTAGATGAGGTAAAATCAAGAGTAGTCGATGAAAACTCAAATATCATAATAGGAACATATGCAATAACTATTGATAAACTAATACTATTTACCAAAGTTGTTGATTTGACAACAGGTGAAATAAAAGCATCATCAACAGTAAGTACACCTATAACACAAGAGATACTTGATCTTGAAGGTTATACACAAAAGTCACATACCAAACAGCAATCAAGTAATATATATAGACCTTTAGTCTTATAGGTTACCATATATAATATTTTCTAAAGTTTCAAGACCGCTTTCATTTAAATCTAATTGTATTTGACCCATAGTTAGATTTTGGTGATTTAATATAACTGGTGCAAATAAATTTACTACAGAATTTGTCGCGGGTGTTTGTAAAACAAAGATAAAAAAGATTGATATATCATTTATACTTTTAATACCTAATTTATCTATAAACCATTCTGGCAAATCAAAATCAAGATTTTTAAGAGCGTCAAAACTCAACATTCTTATCTCTATACCGCTATTTTGACTTTTAATACAAGAAAAAAAGTTATCAATTTTCTCAAGTACAAATGCCTCTTCCTCTTCAAATCCAGCAAGTGGAACTGCTACTTTGTATTCCATACTTTTACCTTAGTAATATTTTGTTGAGTTTATCAAAAATTTACTTATAATATAATAACTTCAGGTTCTAATTTTATCCCATATTGTTTTAAAATCTTACTTTGTGCAAGTTCTATTAAGGATAAAGCATCTTCATATGTACCATTACCATAGTTAACCAAAAAATTTGCATGTATTTGGCTAAAGCCCATATCACCTATTTTATACCCTTTTAAACCAACTGATTCTATTAGTCTCCCAGCATAATCTCCAACAGGGTTTTTAAAGCAACTACCAGCAGATTTTTCTTTTGGTTGATTTGATCTCATTTTGGTAAATATCTCAACTTTTTGTCTGTCAAATCCACTATTAAGTGAAAACACAGCTTCATAAACAATATCCTTGATATTTGTTGTTCTATAGCCATATTTAATATCATCTTTAGAGATATAGCCATCTTTTGTTTTTATTTTTACAATATGATTAAATATTTCCCACTCTTTTAATCCAGCATTCATTTTGATAAGTCCACCTATAGTTCCAGGTAAATGGGATAAAAACTCCAAATTAGCAAGATTATGTTTTTTTGTGTAGTTAAATAATTTACTACTTTTAGTAGCACATCCAACATAAATCAATCCATCATCACCCAATTGTATATAATCAAATGCTTTACCCAAAACTGCTAGTTTGGTATCACAGTTACCAATGAGTAAGTTATTAGCCCGTCCTATGATGTAATAATCACTATAATCACCTATTGCATCAATCTCTAAAACATCACAAATAGGTCCAATACCAATAGAGCTATATTTTGCAAAATCAATTGTCATAACGGAGGCTTTTGTACTCTTTAGGTAGCATATAATCTTGTGCTACTATGATATCTTTGTAAAACCCTTTTTCAAAACCTATTTTGTAAAGTAGGTTAATAGCTTTTAGTTGGAGTTCACTAAGTTCTATTGATTCTTCATTTGCATAAAGATTTAGATAAGTTTGCAATGTATCATAATCAACCCTTACCAAATCTCGCTCAAGTAGCATTTTTGACATAAGATGTTTTTGATTGTGCGCAACTTTTACAGCTTTTATAAGAGTATCTTCATATTCTATTGCTTTTAGTAAAGGGATTGAGCGTCTAATAGCCATCCCACCAAGAGGTAGTGGTATTCCCTCTCCAGCTAGTTCTACCCATATATCCCAAATCTCTTTTTCAACTTCAAGCAAGTGACTATATTCTAAGATTGATTCATGGATAAGTACACCAGCATCCACAACTCCATCTAAAACAGCCTTTTCAATGTCAAGAAAATTCATATAAGTAATTTTTGCATTTGGATATGCTATTTTAAAAAGTAGTGCATTAGTTGTATAGTGCCCACTTAGAGCTACTTTGAAATTAGGTTTTAGTTTTTTATCTTTTAGTTTCACTAGCTTTGGTCCATAACCATTACCAAAACTTACAGCAGTTCTAAGAAGAGCATAGTCATCTTTTATAAAAGGATAAAGTCCAAAACTTATAGCACTAATATCATAAGTTCCTTTTAGTGCTTCTTGATTTAAAGTCTCTATATCAAGAGCTATATTATCAAAGGTTGTATTTTTTAGTTCTACCCAGCCAAATTTGATTGCATAATACATAAATATATCATCAGCATCAGGTGAATGGGCAATAGAGATTTGTGACATAGTAATCCTCTTATTTATATTCTTTAGTAAAAACATAGTTTTTGTATTTTATCAAATAAAATTTTAAATATACCACTTGACAAATATAGACTCAATATTGTATAATACTTTAGCAGTTCAGATATATGAGTGCTAAACAAATTAAAAAGAGACTTAATATGATTGATAAAAAAGAGTTTTTGTTAGAATCAATTATAAAAGCTTATATTCTAAACTTGGAGCCAATAGGTTCATCTCAATTAAAGCAGATGTATGACTTGGAGTACTCTAGTGCTACAATAAGAGGTTATTTCAAAAAGCTTGGAGATGAGGGTTATTTGATACAAGAGCATGTGAGTAGTGGGCGTATACCTTCAGCAGATGCACTTAAGGATTATTGGACTTTTAATTTAGATTATACAAATCAAGCTATTGATTACCAACTTTTACAAAGATATGCTAAACATATGGGTTTAAGTGTAGCTTTAAAACAAGATTTAGATGCTACTTTGGAAGAAGTGTTAGAGATAAACAAAAACTACATATTTCTTAAGTTTCAAGATTTTGGTATCACCATTAAGTATACTAGTGCAATATATAGATTTTTACAAGATATGATAAATCTAAGTGTTGAGCAGTTGTTATCTGTAGCAAAGCAAGTTGGTGCTTATGAGTTATACAGTGAGCTTTCAAATAAGTTGCAACATAGCTCTTATGAGATTATCAATATAAAAGAGTACTTATCCTTGGTATTATCATATGATATAAGTGATAGTACAGTATCAAGTTTTTTAAATGGTACGATATTTGATAATTTAAAAGATGGATTATATTTTGAGAATTTATTACCAAAAGGATACATGGGTGTATGTAGTACTAGTAAAATTAATGGTAAAAATACTAAAATGTTGGTAATAGGAAATCTAACAAAAGATTATATTAATTTTTATGAAAGGATAGCTGCATGAGTGAAAATAAAGAAAATTTAGACAATATAGAACAAACAGAAGCTGAACTACAAAGTGAAGAAGTTGAATCTCAAGAGGGGATTGTAATTGATGAAGTGGCTATTTTAGAAGCAAAACTAAAAGAAGCAGAAGAAAAGTATTTAAGAGTACATGCTGATTTTGAAAATATTAAAAAAAGAATGGAAAAAGACAAAATCCAAGCTATAGAATATGCTAGTGAGAGATTTGCAAAAGATTTATTAAATCCTATTGATTCATTGGAGTTTGCAATAGCTAGTTTAGATAATAGTGAAGCTGACCCAACTGAACTTTTGGCTAAAGTAAAAGAAGGAATAGAGCTAACAATAAAAAGCTTTAAAAGTGCCTTTGAAAAGCACGGCATTGAGCTAGTAGATGTGGATAGTGGGTTTGACCCAAATCTTCATGATGCAGTAATGCATGCCGAAAGTGATAACCACGATGAAGGTGAGATAGTACAAGTGCTTCAAAAAGGGTATAAGTACAAAGAGAGGTTGTTAAGACCAGCAATGGTATCAATCTGTAAAAAA contains:
- a CDS encoding FlgO family outer membrane protein, with translation MKLYLFLPLMAILTFGGCLSQFDFNFKSKNLADNSQQLSKESPIKSHTNIKDLSENLATQLFNTHLNIDTETILVTSFVDINQLNTTNNFGRLVAENMINDLHTKGFRVKEYRGQSAISINSDGEFHITRDIEKLSKEIQASYILVGTYATMDNNKISVNARIIDFSNGDIYATATSIYSPIIKNNTVKATQPKTFVDIVRD
- a CDS encoding FlgO family outer membrane protein yields the protein MKTLFTTVIFFSLFLSGCGVITNNSIALKSNTTNFANLSSRLVHGICTKKDMGHDEDKDFYIVDFVNIDNLENNSKLGFILSSQIKSDMLSTCSNVRIKELELGKNIRLGRSGSKILTRELDEVKSRVVDENSNIIIGTYAITIDKLILFTKVVDLTTGEIKASSTVSTPITQEILDLEGYTQKSHTKQQSSNIYRPLVL
- the fliW gene encoding flagellar assembly protein FliW, which translates into the protein MEYKVAVPLAGFEEEEAFVLEKIDNFFSCIKSQNSGIEIRMLSFDALKNLDFDLPEWFIDKLGIKSINDISIFFIFVLQTPATNSVVNLFAPVILNHQNLTMGQIQLDLNESGLETLENIIYGNL
- a CDS encoding UDP-N-acetylmuramate dehydrogenase, coding for MTIDFAKYSSIGIGPICDVLEIDAIGDYSDYYIIGRANNLLIGNCDTKLAVLGKAFDYIQLGDDGLIYVGCATKSSKLFNYTKKHNLANLEFLSHLPGTIGGLIKMNAGLKEWEIFNHIVKIKTKDGYISKDDIKYGYRTTNIKDIVYEAVFSLNSGFDRQKVEIFTKMRSNQPKEKSAGSCFKNPVGDYAGRLIESVGLKGYKIGDMGFSQIHANFLVNYGNGTYEDALSLIELAQSKILKQYGIKLEPEVIIL
- a CDS encoding menaquinone biosynthesis family protein: MSQISIAHSPDADDIFMYYAIKFGWVELKNTTFDNIALDIETLNQEALKGTYDISAISFGLYPFIKDDYALLRTAVSFGNGYGPKLVKLKDKKLKPNFKVALSGHYTTNALLFKIAYPNAKITYMNFLDIEKAVLDGVVDAGVLIHESILEYSHLLEVEKEIWDIWVELAGEGIPLPLGGMAIRRSIPLLKAIEYEDTLIKAVKVAHNQKHLMSKMLLERDLVRVDYDTLQTYLNLYANEESIELSELQLKAINLLYKIGFEKGFYKDIIVAQDYMLPKEYKSLRYDN
- a CDS encoding heat-shock protein — its product is MIDKKEFLLESIIKAYILNLEPIGSSQLKQMYDLEYSSATIRGYFKKLGDEGYLIQEHVSSGRIPSADALKDYWTFNLDYTNQAIDYQLLQRYAKHMGLSVALKQDLDATLEEVLEINKNYIFLKFQDFGITIKYTSAIYRFLQDMINLSVEQLLSVAKQVGAYELYSELSNKLQHSSYEIINIKEYLSLVLSYDISDSTVSSFLNGTIFDNLKDGLYFENLLPKGYMGVCSTSKINGKNTKMLVIGNLTKDYINFYERIAA
- the grpE gene encoding nucleotide exchange factor GrpE, with the translated sequence MSENKENLDNIEQTEAELQSEEVESQEGIVIDEVAILEAKLKEAEEKYLRVHADFENIKKRMEKDKIQAIEYASERFAKDLLNPIDSLEFAIASLDNSEADPTELLAKVKEGIELTIKSFKSAFEKHGIELVDVDSGFDPNLHDAVMHAESDNHDEGEIVQVLQKGYKYKERLLRPAMVSICKK